The following coding sequences lie in one Meles meles chromosome X, mMelMel3.1 paternal haplotype, whole genome shotgun sequence genomic window:
- the ARMCX5 gene encoding LOW QUALITY PROTEIN: armadillo repeat-containing X-linked protein 5 (The sequence of the model RefSeq protein was modified relative to this genomic sequence to represent the inferred CDS: inserted 3 bases in 2 codons) → MVLCKAWYHSASVRPDPLTPFSSSSRCRFGSGGRGKAESAEEKPASMACLSIPSLPPPPPLSCGGVCVGCAGELADFGMEQRNLEEEGKRKGHRKFWQTGRGRAGAGAALKARISGPAITRAKAKIQAKAVAEAELKTGPVTQAKAGDGAVARXAVTYTEAVAMTRNVGKMEAMTEXRVMTETKAKSMAEPGTVPQTKSKVMPMARVNAMTKYEVKARAGSEANISSFAKADDKANIESSPQRKREDGIKFRAGAEDRAGIVTESIDKDEENVCSWFWTGEEPSVGSWFWPEEETPSQVYKPPPKIQEEAKPIPKPELTIKQKAAAWSRARYSVLVPIEGGEPSLPPEGNWTLVETLIETPLGIRPLTKIPPYNGPYFQTLAEIKKQVKYREKYGPNPRACRCKSRDFSLEPKEFDKLVALLKLTKDPFIHEIATMIMGISPAYPFTQDIIHDVGITVMIENLVNNPSVTEHPRALNTVDDNSESSEEPKPAESYIHQVCKDIISYPLNSPVQLAGLKLLVHLSVKFEDHHIIANYIPDFLTLLNKGSVKTKFYVLKVFLRLSKNQANTRELISAKVLSSLVAPFNKNESKANILNIIEIFENINFQFKKKVKLFTKEEFTKSELISIFQEAKEFGQKLQDLADHSDPEVRDKVIRLILKL, encoded by the exons ATGGTGCTGTGCAAAGCTTGGTATCACTCCGCTTCCGTGAGGCCGGATCCTCTTACACCGTTCTCTAGCTCCTCCCGCTGCAGATTTGGGTCCGGGGGACGTGGCAAAGCCGAGTCTGCGGAAGAAAAG CCAGCTTCCATGGCTTGTCTGAGCATTCCAtctctaccaccaccaccaccactatctTGCGGGGGTGTTTGCGTTGGTTGTGCAGGAGAATTAGCAGACTTTGGGATGGAGCAGAGGAActtggaggaagaaggaaaaagaaagggccATAGAAAATTTTGGCAAACAG GCAGGGgcagagcaggagctggagctGCCCTAAAAGCTCGAATCAGTGGCCCTGCCATCACTAGAGCCAAGGCTAAGATCCAGGCAAAGGCAGTAGCTGAGGCAGAACTGAAAACAGGACCAGTGACCCAGGCCAAGGCTGGGGATGGAGCAGTGGCCA ATGCAGTGACCTACACTGAGGCCGTGGCTATGACAAGGAATGTGGGCAAGATGGAAGCTATGACAGA TCGAGTCATGACTGAGACTAAGGCAAAATCCATGGCAGAACCTGGTACAGTGCCCCAAACCAAGTCAAAGGTGATGCCTATGGCCAGGGTCAATGCAATGACCAAGTATGAAGTCAAGGCTCGTGCTGGAAGTGAAGCCAATATCAGTTCCTTTGCCAAGGCTGATGATAAAGCCAATATTGAGTCCAGCccccagagaaagagggaggatggCATCAAATTCAGGGCTGGGGCTGAGGACAGAGCTGGTATTGTAACCGAGTCCATTGataaggatgaagaaaatgtctgCTCCTGGTTCTGGACCGGAGAAGAACCTAGTGTAGGATCCTGGTTCTGGCCTGAAGAGGAGACCCCTTCTCAAGTTTATAAGCCTCCACCTAAGATCCAGGAAGAGGCCAAGCCCATTCCCAAACCAGAACTCACTATAAAACAAAAAGCAGCAGCATGGTCAAGGGCCAGGTATAGTGTCCTAGTCCCAATAGAAGGAGGGGAGCCATCCTTGCCTCCAGAAGGGAATTGGACTCTGGTTGAGACCTTGATTGAAACTCCTCTGGGGATTCGGCCTCTGACCAAGATCCCACCCTATAATGGGCCTTACTTCCAAACCTTAGCTGAGATCAAAAAACAGGTGAAGTATAGGGAAAAGTATGGGCCCAATCCAAGAGCCTGCCGTTGCAAATCACGTGACTTTAGTTTAGAGCCTAAAGAATTTGATAAACTTGTTGCCCTACTTAAGTTAACTAAGGATCCTTTTATTCATGAAATAGCTACTATGATAATGGGCATCAGTCCAGCTTACCCATTTACCCAAGATATAATTCATGATGTAGGTATTACTGTTATGATTGAAAACTTGGTCAATAATCCCAGTGTTACAGAACACCCTAGAGCTTTAAATACGGTAGATGACAACTCTGAGTCTTCTGAAGAACCAAAACCAGCAGAGTCGTACATACATCAAGTTTGTAAGGACATAATCTCTTACCCATTGAACTCCCCCGTGCAACTGGCTGGACTAAAATTATTAGTGCACCTGAGTGTGAAATTTGAGGATCACCATATAATTGCTAATTACATTCCAGATTTTCTTACCTTGTTAAACAAGGGAAGTGTCAAAACcaagttttatgttttaaaagtgtTCTTGCGCTTGTCTAAAAATCAAGCCAATACAAGAGAACTGATTAGTGCCAAAGTACTATCATCATTGGTTGCGCCCTTTAACAAGAATGAGTCAAAGGCCAATATTCTTAATATCATtgaaatatttgagaatataAATTTCCAATTCAAAAAGAAGGTGAAGCTGTTTACCAAGGAAGAGTTCACTAAATCTGAGCTTATTTCCATATTCCAGGAAGCAAAAGAGTTTGGTCAGAAACTCCAAGACTTAGCAGATCACAGTGATCCTGAGGTGAGAGATAAAGTTATACGATTAATACTGAAACTCTGA